A window of the Glycocaulis abyssi genome harbors these coding sequences:
- a CDS encoding conjugal transfer protein TraG N-terminal domain-containing protein, with protein sequence MEGFVYGGLDHYVNAFNAIAMMMGNSVIDSLIRLVMLIGLVMVIVSAAFSLNLKETVMWFAGALLITAVILVPRTTIIIHDRLSVGAPVAVDNVPMAVGLVFSLSSTIGDAATQLTETVFPHPEAAQYSQTGLIYGSRVLRETTMLRWPDQYFAANMDSYVVRCVMHDLHTHHYSMHDLGTAPDLFDFITVSPHGGLATQWISPDGTRETIGCVQAANQLRAGREAMADQAANRFGRVVHPDLAGPLAETTIRVNVEGAHAFLMDQSRSAADVFIQAMTINSVRDAQLSAAAESGVDISAYSMTRAEQQSRTQNFMSAEMAHKWIPLLRVVLEIIFYSMFPLMAPFFLLPKFGPQLLKKYFSGFLILQAWGPLFVILNGIMMHHIAEASRAAGYDANEGYSGVTLASMDGVAGINGDLASIAGWMTMMIPVMATMLAFGVDRLAMQSNSLLNSVSGAAQQAAADQTVGNMNLGTTAFDTHRFNQTFGNQHGTSGDVNMGHWNVVGRGGVRTAHHEDGGVYSDMSGGVSRTPFGFQNRQAWGQTARTMASDAQSQSESYSQSAAVNTAQALDAIHTSAANHTRGLDGVINVNRAEGDRTVEDLARGNSIVRDAAQRAGLTSTSGSGSSASVGAVAEAGVRGSIGLDFLGSGTQAFYSALARGSVENQWSASDSQARDVYNALSQSEREELSQIYSRVSEAHRRGDISFSEAGQTSDGHSINEAFRMAHSQNEQAGRMSEVSQRFERMAEQMESSEHSYSMPSDDVFLNWMNGREGVNGRAIGSHDDVMALFHQDRAAFGNYADSFMREQVAQEAGLAPQELGIGGDMARAGHMMDSGFGGMGAIEGGRNRIEGVINEGINPERIDPNWETAGYENLPLAPDGGVGWSGPNPTESVSSAHEAGLTASTEAPEMPEHIRPDPAGARDMSGWGHDDQSVGSGSPYGGWSDQEVNYGIRIHELGHAGSDSWDPQNRYGDANVQELYAERERREALNSSAGSAEVAEGGGSRPGDLIDAQAGRRSGVNWGGSGGGARQAAPADNRAPPGSVDVDDERFTLPPTMRVPRN encoded by the coding sequence TCTCAAGGAAACGGTCATGTGGTTTGCCGGCGCCTTGTTGATCACGGCGGTGATCCTGGTCCCGCGGACTACGATCATCATCCATGACAGGCTGAGCGTGGGCGCGCCTGTTGCTGTCGACAACGTGCCCATGGCTGTCGGCCTCGTATTCTCGCTATCGAGCACGATCGGGGATGCGGCCACCCAGCTCACCGAGACGGTGTTCCCTCACCCGGAAGCGGCGCAGTACTCGCAAACAGGCCTGATCTATGGCAGCCGGGTGCTTCGCGAAACGACGATGCTGCGCTGGCCGGACCAGTATTTCGCCGCGAACATGGATTCCTATGTCGTGCGCTGCGTGATGCACGACCTGCACACACACCACTATTCGATGCATGATCTGGGAACGGCTCCGGATCTGTTCGATTTCATCACGGTGTCGCCGCACGGCGGACTGGCGACCCAATGGATCAGTCCTGACGGCACGCGCGAGACGATCGGATGTGTGCAAGCCGCCAATCAGCTCAGAGCTGGCCGTGAGGCCATGGCTGACCAGGCAGCTAACCGCTTCGGCCGGGTAGTGCATCCCGATCTTGCCGGGCCGCTGGCGGAAACGACGATCCGGGTGAATGTCGAGGGCGCTCATGCCTTCCTGATGGACCAGTCGCGGTCGGCGGCTGATGTGTTCATTCAGGCCATGACGATCAACTCGGTGCGCGATGCGCAGCTGTCGGCGGCCGCAGAGTCTGGCGTCGATATTTCAGCGTATTCGATGACGCGAGCGGAGCAGCAGTCCCGGACGCAGAATTTCATGTCGGCCGAGATGGCCCATAAATGGATTCCGCTTTTGCGGGTGGTTCTGGAGATCATCTTCTACTCGATGTTCCCGCTGATGGCGCCATTCTTCCTGTTGCCGAAATTCGGGCCTCAGCTGCTCAAGAAGTATTTTTCCGGCTTCCTGATCCTGCAGGCGTGGGGGCCGCTCTTTGTGATCCTGAACGGGATTATGATGCACCATATCGCCGAAGCGAGCCGTGCGGCCGGTTATGACGCGAATGAGGGCTATTCCGGCGTGACTCTGGCTTCCATGGACGGGGTTGCGGGGATCAATGGAGATCTGGCGTCTATCGCGGGCTGGATGACCATGATGATCCCCGTGATGGCCACCATGCTGGCCTTCGGTGTCGATCGGCTGGCGATGCAGAGCAATTCGCTTCTGAACTCGGTGTCGGGCGCCGCTCAACAGGCGGCGGCCGATCAGACCGTGGGCAATATGAATCTGGGAACGACGGCGTTCGATACGCACCGCTTCAACCAGACCTTCGGCAATCAGCACGGCACCAGCGGCGATGTGAATATGGGCCACTGGAATGTGGTCGGCCGGGGTGGTGTGCGCACGGCTCACCACGAGGATGGCGGGGTTTATAGCGATATGAGCGGCGGTGTATCGCGCACGCCATTCGGCTTCCAGAACCGGCAGGCCTGGGGCCAGACGGCGCGGACGATGGCCTCTGACGCGCAAAGCCAGAGCGAGAGCTACTCACAATCGGCTGCGGTCAACACCGCCCAGGCGCTTGATGCAATTCACACCAGCGCGGCGAACCACACGCGTGGTCTGGATGGCGTGATCAATGTGAACCGGGCCGAGGGTGACCGGACTGTTGAAGACCTGGCGCGCGGCAACTCCATCGTCAGGGATGCCGCTCAGAGAGCCGGGCTGACATCAACGTCCGGCAGTGGCTCTTCAGCGTCAGTTGGGGCTGTGGCGGAAGCTGGGGTGCGGGGAAGCATTGGTCTGGATTTTCTCGGATCAGGAACGCAAGCATTCTACTCGGCTTTGGCCAGAGGATCAGTTGAGAACCAATGGAGCGCGTCGGACTCGCAAGCGAGGGATGTCTATAACGCGTTGTCGCAAAGCGAGCGTGAAGAATTGTCTCAAATCTACAGCCGGGTCAGTGAAGCGCATCGGCGGGGCGATATAAGCTTCTCAGAAGCTGGGCAGACGAGCGATGGTCACTCGATCAATGAAGCCTTCCGCATGGCGCATTCCCAGAACGAGCAGGCAGGCCGTATGAGCGAAGTCAGCCAGCGCTTTGAGCGTATGGCCGAACAGATGGAGAGCAGCGAGCATAGCTACTCCATGCCATCAGATGATGTGTTCCTGAACTGGATGAACGGGCGCGAAGGCGTGAACGGTCGAGCGATAGGGTCACATGATGATGTGATGGCGCTGTTCCATCAGGATCGGGCGGCTTTTGGGAACTACGCTGATAGCTTCATGCGCGAGCAGGTGGCCCAGGAGGCCGGATTAGCACCGCAAGAGTTGGGTATCGGCGGTGATATGGCCCGTGCTGGCCATATGATGGATTCCGGCTTTGGCGGTATGGGTGCGATTGAGGGCGGCCGGAATCGTATCGAGGGTGTTATCAATGAGGGGATCAATCCGGAACGGATAGATCCGAACTGGGAGACTGCCGGCTATGAGAACCTGCCATTGGCACCTGACGGGGGCGTTGGATGGAGTGGTCCAAATCCAACTGAGAGTGTTTCGTCTGCTCACGAAGCCGGACTAACGGCGAGTACGGAAGCGCCGGAAATGCCGGAGCACATCCGACCTGATCCCGCTGGTGCGCGGGATATGAGCGGTTGGGGACATGATGATCAGAGCGTGGGATCGGGATCGCCTTATGGTGGGTGGAGTGACCAAGAGGTGAACTATGGGATCCGTATCCACGAGCTTGGCCATGCGGGCAGCGACAGTTGGGATCCACAGAACCGATATGGTGACGCGAATGTACAGGAGCTTTATGCCGAAAGGGAGCGTCGCGAAGCACTGAATTCGTCTGCAGGCTCGGCTGAGGTAGCAGAAGGCGGAGGAAGCAGACCTGGTGATCTGATTGATGCGCAGGCTGGCCGTCGATCTGGGGTAAACTGGGGAGGGTCAGGTGGAGGGGCCAGGCAAGCGGCGCCAGCTGATAACCGCGCCCCTCCCGGCAGCGTCGATGTGGATGACGAGCGGTTCACGCTACCGCCCACCATGCGTGTACCAAGAAATTAG